In the genome of Rhizobium sp. NXC24, one region contains:
- a CDS encoding MATE family efflux transporter, with protein sequence MRPAQQLMMKGIDERMASPAEHTSLLKGKVSGLVIRLAIPSVIGLSINALQQFVNAIFVGRLGAQAIAAVSITLPLIVLLTAVGQGVGVGAASFVSRNLGAGNSLEANRGASLALALAAPIGVALTGALLFGLRDVLALLGASPTIMPAALDYASTLLFGYTLMLLNMVNGFIVRAEGNTRFSMWTMITAFVLNAALDPILIFSLHLGIRGAALATFSAQLAAASLYLLYFVKQWGIVRVRPSYITWRGERVQQLAAIGAPATITGILSAVAFVLLNRAAAQFGDNSVAAVGIAARLLTIGALPITGLCIGSQAVLGFSWGAQDFARVQRAAKFMLSIAVAFSASFSAVVVIFARPIVRLFSDSEDMTEIAVSTCIMFHLFFGLFGVQYVAITMLQSFGKARLSAVVSFARQGYLFVPAVLLLPDIWGFKGLLISQATAELLAGLLAVFVIVRQFGDLKEMLVSPGAAG encoded by the coding sequence ATGAGACCGGCACAGCAACTGATGATGAAGGGCATAGATGAGCGCATGGCTTCACCGGCGGAGCATACTAGTTTGTTGAAGGGGAAGGTTTCCGGCCTCGTTATACGGCTTGCCATTCCCTCCGTGATCGGTTTGTCAATCAATGCGCTTCAACAGTTCGTGAATGCAATCTTTGTTGGCAGGCTCGGCGCACAGGCTATCGCCGCAGTCAGCATAACGTTACCCTTGATCGTCCTGCTCACGGCAGTTGGGCAGGGGGTTGGCGTCGGCGCGGCGTCGTTCGTGTCGCGCAATCTTGGCGCTGGCAACTCTTTGGAGGCGAATCGAGGCGCGAGCTTGGCGCTCGCTCTAGCGGCTCCGATCGGAGTGGCACTTACCGGCGCTCTGCTTTTCGGTTTGCGCGACGTTCTCGCGTTGCTCGGCGCCAGTCCGACCATAATGCCAGCCGCACTCGACTACGCATCGACGCTCCTATTTGGTTACACTCTGATGTTATTGAATATGGTCAACGGGTTTATAGTGAGGGCTGAGGGTAATACACGCTTCAGCATGTGGACCATGATCACGGCTTTTGTGCTGAATGCCGCGCTCGATCCGATTCTGATTTTTTCCCTGCACCTCGGAATTCGCGGGGCGGCGCTCGCAACCTTTTCGGCGCAGCTCGCCGCCGCCAGCCTCTACCTTCTATATTTCGTGAAGCAATGGGGAATTGTCCGTGTCCGGCCCTCTTACATAACTTGGAGGGGTGAGCGCGTACAGCAACTCGCCGCCATTGGAGCCCCTGCAACCATCACTGGCATTTTGTCTGCTGTTGCGTTCGTGCTCTTGAACAGGGCCGCTGCGCAATTCGGCGACAATTCCGTTGCCGCGGTGGGCATAGCTGCACGATTGTTGACGATCGGGGCACTCCCAATCACTGGCCTATGCATAGGCTCCCAGGCGGTTCTCGGTTTCAGCTGGGGAGCACAGGATTTCGCTCGGGTACAGAGGGCTGCTAAGTTCATGCTCTCTATAGCCGTTGCATTTTCAGCCAGCTTTTCTGCTGTGGTTGTGATTTTCGCCCGGCCAATCGTCCGACTTTTCAGCGACAGCGAGGACATGACTGAAATCGCTGTCTCCACTTGCATCATGTTCCATCTCTTTTTCGGGCTTTTTGGTGTTCAGTATGTAGCGATCACAATGCTTCAGTCATTCGGGAAGGCCCGTCTGAGTGCAGTCGTTTCATTCGCGAGGCAAGGATATCTATTCGTACCAGCCGTACTGCTGTTGCCCGACATTTGGGGCTTCAAAGGACTATTAATCAGCCAGGCAACTGCTGAGCTTCTGGCCGGGCTGCTTGCTGTATTTGTAATAGTCAGGCAGTTCGGCGATCTCAAAGAAATGCTCGTTTCTCCGGGAGCGGCTGGTTAA
- a CDS encoding 4'-phosphopantetheinyl transferase superfamily protein, with product MSGNLMLEKLLPPNVAVQTSRANEVPEIQVMAGEESAIATAVKSRRHEFSIGRACARAALCKLGFPSCPIPSGPNREPLWPSGIVGSITHCAGFYAAAVAMQKDYIALGIDAEVDEELPSGVLSLISSHEERRWIANASEHINWDRLLFSVKESIFKAWFPLTREWLGFQDAVVTIIPEDGSFIVQLPHTCVPAADCPRELRGRFTISNGLILTAVFIEACQRRSVSSETLSS from the coding sequence ATGAGCGGAAATCTCATGCTAGAAAAGCTGCTCCCACCGAACGTTGCCGTGCAAACATCTCGAGCAAATGAAGTCCCCGAAATCCAAGTGATGGCCGGAGAAGAGAGTGCAATTGCGACAGCGGTCAAGAGCAGAAGGCATGAATTTTCGATCGGGCGGGCCTGTGCCAGGGCGGCATTGTGCAAACTTGGCTTTCCCTCTTGTCCGATCCCAAGCGGACCTAACAGGGAACCGCTTTGGCCGTCTGGCATCGTTGGCAGCATAACACATTGCGCCGGATTCTATGCTGCGGCGGTGGCCATGCAGAAGGACTACATCGCGCTTGGAATCGATGCCGAAGTAGACGAGGAGCTGCCCTCAGGCGTGTTGTCGCTCATATCGAGCCATGAGGAACGCCGTTGGATCGCGAACGCATCCGAGCATATCAATTGGGACCGGCTGCTCTTCAGCGTCAAGGAGAGTATCTTCAAGGCGTGGTTTCCGCTCACGCGTGAATGGCTGGGCTTCCAGGACGCCGTGGTGACTATCATTCCAGAAGATGGCTCATTTATTGTTCAGCTTCCACACACGTGTGTGCCGGCAGCCGATTGTCCACGAGAGCTTCGCGGCCGCTTCACTATTTCAAATGGCCTAATACTAACGGCAGTATTTATTGAGGCGTGTCAACGGCGATCTGTATCATCCGAAACCCTTTCTTCGTGA
- a CDS encoding non-ribosomal peptide synthetase: MNGMQQNVHRLTAPQTEIWLAEQLTPGTARYNIAEYLEIQGPVDQILFERALRQTVCEAESLHVSFFDGDEGPRQIRRRRTDWSFPVIDVSAEADPRAAAEAWMQADLARPADLVHGPLFAYALFHAGPDRAFWFQHYHHIVMDGYGAALLARRLADVYTALAAGRVPERSPFPTFAELLASDAEYRQTEAFLRDRAYWTKRFADRPEPAGALGWRSTGGDILRHRAHLPVETGEALRDLARRAGATLPQLMIALGVAYLHRMHDQADLVIGCPVTARAGRTLRQIPSMVSNVVPLRLAVTPGTSLMDLIGQVGREVRQALRHQRYRYEDLRRDLGLAANRQHLFTTAINIEPFDYSLSFGGHVAAARNLANGPVRDLDLYVFDRGADAPLEIALDANATVYASADLAAYQARLELLFEAVLAAPGRPISSFELLAPAERRQIVEEWNATARPVPETTLPALFEQQVCRSPAATALIFEDQELSYAKLDARANRLAHHLIGLGIGPDQVVAICLERSPEMVVALLAILKAGAAYLPLDPGYPEARLGFMLDDAGPAALVTTSALAARLPATGPVRLLLDEPQLRATIAAAPATPPTDADRVRRLDIRDLAYVIYTSGSTGTPKGVAGLHAGLVNRLSWIGELQVYGQGPVLAKSSISFIDGSTELLGALVHKSSVVLAPCAMARDPAKIANLIKLRGVSGVTLVPSLLNAVLDQTGLHSLISCRAWLASGEALLGSHVAALNARLPEARFFNFYGASEATGDSLYALCTLDEHDRHKPPPIGRPIWNTRVYVLDGRLRPVPAGVAGELYIAGTGLARGYCGRPSLTAERFVACPFGEPGERMYRTGDLARWRADGMLDFLGRVDDQVKIRGVRIEPAEVAAALSAHPAVAQAAVVARADGPGGQQLVGYVVAVAGQDLDAQALRAHAAARLPEHMVPSAIVGLEALPLTPNGKLDRKALPAPVMATAKDDYVPPEGYTEQLLAAIWAEVLQLERVGRHDNFFALGGHSLLVPKLIALSGQAGFHADVRTIFEAPTLAALAAAVTSCRSNLIEVPENRIPPQCEVITPAMLPLVQLSEREIARIVEHVPGGVANIQDIYPLTPLQEGMLFHHLTATAGDPYLSQVTVGVDSRPRVDNLLQALRAAIHRNDVLRSAVLWQDMVEPVQVVWRQAHLAVEEISLDPHAGDIADQLRVQFNPRHFRLDLTQAPLLRAHIAQDPSNNRWVLQLLFHHMVDDATSLRLLFEEIRAHLANRADHLPVAQPFREFVARARLGLTDEKHELFFREMLGDVDEPTAPFGLLDVQQDGTAIVEASRTLDSRFAGRLQAAAQAVGAGAASLFHLAWAHVLAAVSGRDDVVFGTVLTGRLQAGIGADRAQGPFINTLPIRIRIGGLSPRDGVRLTHGLLARLVSHEHAPLLLAQRCSRVLAPAPLFSALLNYRQQRDQPQISGELDRAEQGIEFLGFEERSNYPLTFSVDDLGDTFRLTVQMASTSEVDRICTYMTNALEQLVEALEVWPDIPIQRFEIISPAERRQIVEEWNATARPVPETTLPALFEQQVCRSPAATALIFEDQELSYAKLDARANRLAHHLIGLGIGPDQVVAICLERSPEMVVALLAILKAGAAYLPLDPGYPEARLGFMLDDAGPAALVTTSALAARLPAAGPVRLLLDEPQLRATIAAAPATPPTDADRVRRLDIRDLAYVIYTSGSTGTPKGVAVSHCGLAGFAESQIERLGVTSASRVLQFASVSFDAAVWELLTAFAGGACLVLPPPGPLLGSQLAATLRRRSITHALIPPSALASSDANVSTALPTLLVGGEACSPDLVARWSAERRMINVYGPTETTVFATMSGPLTAPEPPPIGRPIWNTRVYVLDGRLRPVPAGVAGELYIAGTGLARGYCGRPSLTAERFVACPFGEPGERMYRTGDLARWRADGMLDFLGRVDDQVKIRGVRIEPAEVAAALSAHPAVAQAAVVARADGPGGQQLVGYVVAVAGQDLDAQALRAHAAARLPEHMVPSAIVGLEALPLTPNGKLDRKALPAPVMAGRSTRAPQTPEEALLCKLYADLLGLERVGPEDNFFELGGHSLLATRLVCRIRAALAVELPIRAIFDAPTPAQLAAGLAGADHEQAAASASLHVLLPLRTQGSRPPLFCIHPAGGLAWPYAGLLQHLKGRPLYGVQALGFVDGETSELSIEAMAEDYLHEIHSVQPRGPYHLLGWSFGCHVAHAIANRLQDKGEQVSLLAYLDGYPMRNAPHAVAPEPTIRDLMEVLLDVFSDRPVEFGDAVPSPAQIRRLLAKTEALATLDDRLVESIFRNFRDAPRLMREFRPRTFQGDLLFFRATLTAKESQPEDWQRYVTGRISIHDIVCRHEKMMRPATLSAIGPLLARALERASQTESASL; this comes from the coding sequence ATGAATGGCATGCAGCAGAACGTTCATCGGCTCACTGCACCGCAGACGGAAATCTGGCTGGCCGAACAACTCACGCCGGGGACCGCGCGCTATAACATCGCCGAATATCTGGAAATCCAGGGGCCGGTCGATCAAATTTTGTTCGAGAGGGCGCTACGCCAGACGGTGTGCGAGGCAGAGAGCTTGCACGTTAGTTTCTTCGATGGTGACGAGGGGCCGCGGCAAATTCGTCGCCGCCGGACCGACTGGTCCTTCCCGGTGATCGACGTCAGTGCCGAAGCCGATCCACGCGCTGCGGCAGAGGCCTGGATGCAGGCGGACCTCGCCCGGCCGGCCGATCTGGTGCACGGGCCGCTCTTCGCCTACGCCCTGTTCCACGCGGGGCCTGACCGTGCCTTCTGGTTCCAACATTATCACCACATAGTCATGGACGGTTACGGCGCGGCGCTGCTGGCGCGCCGTTTGGCTGATGTGTACACGGCGTTGGCCGCAGGCCGGGTGCCGGAGCGTTCCCCGTTCCCCACATTTGCGGAATTGCTTGCGTCGGATGCCGAGTACCGCCAGACAGAAGCTTTCCTGCGGGATCGAGCGTATTGGACCAAGCGCTTTGCAGACCGGCCTGAACCGGCGGGTGCCCTTGGGTGGCGATCGACGGGCGGCGACATCCTGCGTCATCGGGCACATCTACCGGTTGAGACAGGAGAAGCGTTGCGGGATCTGGCACGGAGGGCCGGCGCCACCCTGCCACAACTGATGATCGCGCTGGGGGTCGCTTATCTCCATCGAATGCACGACCAAGCGGACCTGGTCATCGGCTGCCCGGTCACGGCGCGCGCGGGCCGGACGTTGCGGCAAATTCCGAGCATGGTCTCGAATGTGGTGCCGCTGCGCTTGGCGGTGACGCCAGGCACAAGCCTCATGGACCTGATCGGCCAGGTTGGCCGGGAGGTACGCCAAGCGCTGCGCCATCAGAGGTATCGGTATGAGGACCTGCGCCGTGACCTCGGCCTCGCGGCCAATCGGCAGCATCTGTTCACCACCGCGATCAACATTGAGCCGTTCGACTACTCGCTCAGCTTTGGGGGTCATGTTGCGGCGGCGCGAAACTTGGCCAACGGCCCGGTCCGGGACCTCGACCTTTACGTCTTCGATCGCGGTGCCGACGCGCCCTTGGAGATTGCTCTCGATGCCAATGCGACGGTCTACGCGTCCGCCGATCTGGCCGCATACCAGGCGCGACTGGAGCTGTTGTTTGAGGCTGTGCTTGCCGCGCCCGGGCGGCCGATCAGTTCGTTTGAGCTGCTCGCGCCCGCGGAGCGCCGGCAGATCGTGGAGGAGTGGAATGCCACTGCCCGGCCGGTGCCTGAGACCACCTTGCCGGCGCTGTTCGAGCAGCAGGTGTGCCGCAGCCCCGCGGCCACGGCGCTCATCTTCGAGGATCAGGAACTCAGCTATGCCAAACTTGACGCCCGCGCTAACCGGCTGGCGCATCACCTGATCGGGCTGGGAATCGGGCCCGATCAGGTGGTGGCGATCTGCCTGGAGCGCTCGCCGGAGATGGTCGTTGCGCTGCTGGCCATCCTCAAGGCGGGAGCGGCCTACCTGCCGCTCGATCCCGGCTATCCCGAGGCTCGACTGGGCTTCATGCTCGACGACGCCGGCCCGGCGGCGCTGGTCACCACCTCCGCACTGGCCGCCCGCCTGCCTGCGACCGGTCCCGTCCGCCTGCTGCTCGACGAGCCGCAGTTGCGGGCCACCATCGCCGCTGCCCCTGCCACCCCTCCCACTGACGCCGACCGCGTTCGCCGGCTCGATATTCGCGACCTCGCCTACGTCATCTACACCTCTGGCTCCACCGGAACACCCAAGGGCGTCGCCGGACTTCATGCCGGCCTTGTCAATCGTTTGAGCTGGATTGGAGAGCTGCAGGTCTACGGACAGGGGCCGGTGCTTGCGAAAAGCTCCATCAGCTTCATTGACGGCTCAACCGAACTCCTTGGGGCACTGGTCCATAAGAGTTCGGTCGTGCTGGCACCATGTGCTATGGCTAGGGACCCTGCCAAGATCGCAAACTTGATCAAGTTGCGAGGCGTCTCTGGGGTCACCCTTGTACCGAGCTTGCTCAATGCCGTGCTCGATCAGACCGGTTTGCACAGCCTGATCTCGTGCAGAGCTTGGCTGGCCAGCGGTGAAGCGCTGCTCGGAAGCCATGTCGCCGCTCTGAATGCGCGCCTGCCGGAGGCGCGGTTCTTCAACTTCTATGGCGCATCGGAAGCCACCGGCGACAGCTTATATGCATTATGCACGCTCGATGAACACGATCGGCACAAACCTCCTCCGATCGGCCGACCGATCTGGAACACTCGTGTGTACGTGCTCGACGGCAGGCTGCGTCCGGTGCCGGCAGGTGTGGCGGGTGAGCTGTACATTGCGGGGACGGGTCTGGCGCGAGGGTATTGCGGGCGCCCGAGCCTGACGGCGGAACGGTTCGTGGCATGCCCGTTCGGCGAGCCGGGAGAGCGGATGTATCGCACCGGCGATCTGGCGCGATGGCGGGCGGACGGCATGCTCGACTTTCTCGGCCGGGTCGACGACCAGGTCAAAATACGCGGCGTTCGGATCGAGCCGGCAGAGGTGGCGGCGGCGCTGAGCGCCCATCCGGCGGTCGCACAGGCAGCGGTGGTGGCGCGCGCGGACGGCCCAGGGGGCCAGCAGCTGGTCGGCTATGTCGTGGCGGTGGCAGGCCAAGACCTCGACGCCCAGGCGCTACGAGCGCATGCGGCGGCGCGGCTGCCCGAACACATGGTGCCGTCGGCGATCGTCGGGCTCGAGGCCCTGCCCCTCACCCCGAACGGCAAGCTCGACCGCAAGGCGCTGCCGGCGCCCGTCATGGCGACGGCCAAAGATGACTATGTGCCGCCTGAGGGGTATACAGAACAGCTCCTGGCAGCGATCTGGGCTGAGGTGCTGCAGCTTGAGCGTGTCGGTCGACACGACAATTTCTTTGCGCTAGGCGGCCATTCGCTGCTGGTACCAAAGTTGATTGCACTCTCAGGCCAGGCAGGCTTTCACGCCGATGTGCGCACGATTTTTGAAGCACCCACACTGGCTGCCTTAGCGGCAGCAGTAACATCTTGCCGCAGTAACCTCATCGAGGTTCCTGAAAACCGCATTCCGCCGCAGTGCGAAGTGATAACGCCAGCCATGCTGCCGCTGGTGCAGCTGAGCGAGCGGGAGATCGCTCGGATCGTCGAACATGTGCCCGGCGGAGTGGCGAATATCCAGGACATCTACCCACTGACACCCCTGCAAGAGGGAATGCTGTTCCATCATCTGACGGCAACTGCGGGCGATCCCTACCTGTCGCAGGTGACGGTGGGCGTTGACAGCCGGCCGCGCGTGGACAACTTGTTGCAAGCACTACGGGCAGCGATCCACCGAAATGATGTCCTGCGTTCCGCCGTGCTTTGGCAGGACATGGTAGAGCCGGTGCAGGTGGTATGGCGACAGGCGCATCTCGCGGTCGAAGAGATCAGTCTCGATCCGCATGCAGGTGATATCGCGGACCAGCTCCGCGTGCAGTTCAACCCCCGACATTTTCGCTTGGATCTCACACAGGCGCCGCTGCTAAGGGCCCATATAGCACAGGATCCGTCTAACAATCGCTGGGTCCTGCAGTTGCTCTTCCATCATATGGTGGACGATGCTACGTCCTTGAGGCTGCTGTTTGAGGAAATCCGGGCGCATCTAGCGAACCGGGCCGACCATCTTCCAGTGGCGCAGCCGTTCCGTGAGTTCGTGGCACGAGCTCGGCTCGGCCTGACCGACGAGAAGCACGAATTGTTTTTCCGGGAAATGCTGGGTGATGTCGATGAGCCGACGGCGCCGTTCGGTTTGCTCGATGTCCAACAGGATGGGACGGCGATCGTGGAGGCAAGCCGGACGCTGGATTCCCGTTTCGCTGGGCGGCTGCAGGCAGCCGCGCAAGCAGTCGGAGCCGGTGCGGCCAGCCTGTTTCACCTAGCGTGGGCGCATGTGCTGGCAGCAGTGTCAGGACGAGATGACGTCGTGTTCGGGACCGTGCTGACCGGCCGCCTCCAAGCCGGCATTGGCGCGGATCGAGCACAGGGACCATTCATCAATACGCTACCGATCCGAATCAGGATTGGCGGTCTGAGCCCGCGAGATGGCGTAAGACTGACGCATGGCCTGCTAGCACGGTTGGTGAGCCATGAGCACGCGCCGCTCCTCTTAGCGCAGCGTTGTAGCCGGGTCTTGGCGCCGGCGCCATTGTTCAGTGCCCTGCTGAACTACCGTCAGCAACGCGACCAACCACAGATTTCTGGTGAATTGGATCGCGCCGAGCAGGGAATTGAGTTTCTCGGTTTTGAGGAGCGGTCCAACTATCCCCTCACGTTTTCGGTGGACGATCTGGGAGACACTTTCCGCCTCACGGTGCAAATGGCGTCGACGAGCGAAGTCGATCGGATCTGCACCTATATGACCAATGCACTAGAACAACTGGTAGAAGCTTTGGAGGTATGGCCCGATATACCGATACAGCGCTTTGAAATTATTTCACCCGCGGAGCGCCGGCAGATCGTGGAGGAGTGGAATGCCACTGCCCGGCCGGTGCCTGAGACCACCTTGCCGGCGCTGTTCGAGCAGCAGGTGTGCCGCAGCCCCGCGGCCACGGCGCTCATCTTCGAGGATCAGGAACTCAGCTATGCCAAACTTGACGCCCGCGCTAACCGGCTGGCGCATCACCTGATCGGGCTGGGAATCGGGCCCGATCAGGTGGTGGCGATCTGCCTGGAGCGCTCGCCGGAGATGGTCGTTGCGCTGCTGGCCATCCTCAAGGCGGGAGCGGCCTACCTGCCGCTCGATCCCGGCTATCCCGAGGCTCGACTGGGCTTCATGCTCGACGACGCCGGCCCGGCGGCGCTGGTCACCACCTCCGCACTGGCCGCCCGCCTGCCTGCGGCCGGCCCCGTCCGCCTGCTGCTCGACGAGCCGCAGTTGCGGGCCACCATCGCCGCTGCCCCTGCCACCCCTCCCACTGACGCCGACCGCGTTCGCCGGCTCGATATTCGCGACCTCGCCTACGTCATCTACACCTCTGGCTCCACCGGAACACCCAAGGGCGTCGCCGTTTCGCATTGCGGCCTCGCCGGCTTCGCGGAAAGCCAGATCGAGCGCTTAGGCGTCACGAGCGCCTCCCGCGTGCTACAATTCGCCTCGGTGAGCTTCGATGCCGCTGTTTGGGAGCTGTTGACAGCCTTCGCAGGGGGTGCCTGCCTGGTGCTGCCGCCGCCCGGCCCACTGCTCGGCAGCCAACTCGCCGCCACCTTGCGCCGCCGTTCTATCACCCATGCCCTGATTCCGCCGTCCGCGCTGGCCAGCAGCGATGCCAACGTCTCGACCGCCTTGCCCACTTTGTTGGTCGGAGGCGAGGCTTGTTCGCCGGACCTCGTGGCGCGATGGTCGGCTGAGCGCCGGATGATCAACGTCTACGGTCCGACCGAGACGACGGTCTTCGCGACGATGAGTGGTCCGCTGACGGCGCCGGAACCTCCTCCGATCGGCCGACCGATCTGGAACACTCGTGTGTACGTGCTCGACGGCAGGCTGCGTCCGGTGCCGGCAGGTGTGGCGGGTGAGCTGTACATTGCGGGGACGGGTCTGGCGCGAGGGTATTGCGGGCGCCCGAGCCTGACGGCGGAACGGTTCGTGGCATGCCCGTTCGGCGAGCCGGGAGAGCGGATGTATCGCACCGGCGATCTGGCGCGATGGCGGGCGGACGGCATGCTCGACTTTCTCGGCCGGGTCGACGACCAGGTCAAAATACGCGGCGTTCGGATCGAGCCGGCAGAGGTGGCGGCGGCGCTGAGCGCCCATCCGGCGGTCGCACAGGCAGCGGTGGTGGCGCGCGCGGACGGCCCAGGGGGCCAGCAGCTGGTCGGCTATGTCGTGGCGGTGGCAGGCCAAGACCTCGACGCCCAGGCGCTACGAGCGCATGCGGCGGCGCGGCTGCCCGAACACATGGTGCCGTCGGCGATCGTCGGGCTCGAGGCCCTGCCCCTCACCCCGAACGGCAAGCTCGACCGCAAGGCGCTGCCGGCGCCCGTCATGGCGGGCCGCAGCACGCGAGCGCCGCAGACGCCAGAGGAGGCGCTGCTATGCAAGCTCTACGCCGATCTGTTGGGGCTGGAACGTGTCGGCCCCGAGGATAACTTCTTCGAGCTCGGCGGTCACTCGCTGCTCGCCACTCGCCTGGTTTGCCGCATCCGCGCCGCTCTCGCCGTCGAGCTGCCGATCCGGGCCATATTCGACGCCCCCACCCCCGCCCAGCTCGCCGCTGGTCTCGCCGGGGCCGATCACGAGCAGGCGGCCGCCTCCGCCTCCCTCCATGTGCTCCTGCCGTTGCGCACCCAAGGTAGCCGTCCACCGCTTTTCTGCATCCACCCTGCCGGCGGCCTCGCTTGGCCGTATGCCGGTCTCTTGCAGCACCTAAAGGGTCGCCCCCTCTACGGCGTGCAGGCCTTGGGTTTCGTCGACGGGGAGACTTCGGAATTATCGATTGAGGCAATGGCCGAAGACTATCTCCACGAGATACACTCAGTGCAACCTCGTGGCCCCTATCACTTGCTCGGCTGGTCCTTCGGCTGTCATGTCGCCCACGCAATCGCAAATCGCCTGCAGGACAAGGGGGAGCAGGTCTCCCTGCTCGCATACCTCGACGGCTACCCGATGCGTAACGCGCCCCATGCAGTTGCTCCTGAACCGACTATTCGGGATTTAATGGAGGTGCTGCTCGATGTGTTCTCGGACCGGCCGGTCGAGTTCGGGGATGCGGTGCCATCTCCTGCGCAAATCCGGAGGCTCCTTGCAAAGACTGAGGCGTTGGCCACCCTCGACGACCGACTTGTTGAGAGTATATTCAGGAATTTTCGTGACGCCCCGCGCTTAATGCGAGAATTCAGACCAAGAACCTTCCAAGGGGATCTGTTGTTCTTCCGGGCGACGCTGACCGCCAAGGAATCTCAGCCGGAGGACTGGCAGCGCTATGTCACCGGCCGCATCAGTATCCACGACATTGTCTGCCGGCACGAGAAAATGATGCGCCCTGCCACGCTTTCTGCCATCGGCCCGCTCTTAGCCAGAGCCCTCGAGCGAGCATCGCAAACAGAATCTGCCTCCCTATAA
- a CDS encoding MbtH family protein — protein MTNPFDDPHATFLVLVNDEGQHSLWPEFVDVPAGWHTGFGPATRHACLDQIETRWTDMRPNSLKAAIEAEAP, from the coding sequence ATGACTAACCCCTTCGACGATCCCCATGCTACCTTCCTGGTGCTGGTCAATGACGAGGGTCAGCACTCTCTGTGGCCCGAATTTGTAGACGTCCCTGCTGGCTGGCACACCGGCTTCGGACCCGCCACCCGCCACGCGTGCCTCGATCAAATCGAGACGCGCTGGACCGACATGCGGCCCAACAGCCTTAAGGCTGCCATCGAAGCAGAGGCCCCGTAA
- a CDS encoding polysaccharide deacetylase family protein, whose product MVRLVIVCAAVITFGFCAPDTWASGRKIYLTFDDGPLPGSENVLQVLFEENVPATMFMVGVHVETKEDGRSVLAEVRSLENVAVGNHSYSHANNRYRVFYSDSQAVITDLVKANEVLSLAMPAATRLPGRNVFRLKTASSEDLSLDVRE is encoded by the coding sequence GTGGTGCGATTGGTCATAGTTTGCGCAGCAGTTATAACATTCGGTTTTTGCGCGCCTGACACTTGGGCATCCGGCCGAAAAATCTATCTCACATTTGATGATGGTCCGCTGCCTGGCAGTGAAAATGTCCTGCAGGTGCTATTCGAAGAGAATGTGCCTGCAACCATGTTCATGGTTGGCGTTCACGTTGAGACCAAAGAAGATGGCCGATCTGTTCTGGCCGAGGTTCGCTCCCTCGAGAACGTCGCCGTTGGCAATCATAGCTATAGCCACGCGAATAACCGCTACCGCGTCTTCTACTCGGATAGCCAGGCTGTAATTACGGATCTCGTCAAAGCCAATGAAGTTCTCAGCCTAGCCATGCCCGCCGCAACACGTCTTCCCGGCAGAAACGTCTTCCGATTGAAAACAGCCTCCTCCGAGGACTTGTCGTTGGACGTCCGTGAGTAG
- a CDS encoding SOS response-associated peptidase, whose translation MCNLYNVTTSQEAIRQFTRAMIDSIGNMEPSLDVYPDRMGPVVRNTPAGREMAMVRWGLPSSQQALMQAAKKRADKLQAKGSPFDFAQLLKMEPDGGTTNVRNTNSKHWTRWLGVENRCVVPFTRFAEPDYGSRGEGGRVPNAWFAANEEQPLMFFAGIWVSQWRSVRKIKEGEITADLYGFLTTEANRVVGEIHEKAMPVILRNVEEIELWLTASWEEAKRLQRPMPDDELLLLSPESVPA comes from the coding sequence GTGTGCAATCTGTACAATGTCACGACTAGTCAGGAAGCGATCCGACAATTCACCAGGGCGATGATCGACAGCATCGGCAACATGGAGCCGTCGCTCGACGTCTATCCAGATCGCATGGGGCCAGTCGTTCGAAACACTCCGGCCGGTCGCGAAATGGCGATGGTGAGATGGGGATTGCCCAGCTCGCAACAGGCGCTCATGCAGGCTGCCAAAAAACGCGCCGACAAGCTGCAGGCAAAAGGTTCGCCGTTTGACTTCGCGCAGCTCCTGAAGATGGAACCGGATGGCGGCACCACCAACGTGCGGAATACCAACAGCAAGCATTGGACACGCTGGCTCGGTGTAGAAAACCGGTGCGTCGTGCCTTTCACCCGTTTTGCCGAGCCGGATTACGGAAGTCGCGGAGAAGGTGGCCGTGTGCCGAACGCCTGGTTTGCAGCCAATGAAGAACAACCACTCATGTTTTTCGCCGGCATATGGGTGTCGCAATGGCGATCGGTGCGGAAGATCAAGGAGGGAGAAATCACCGCCGACCTCTATGGCTTCCTGACGACAGAAGCCAACAGGGTCGTTGGTGAAATCCACGAAAAGGCGATGCCGGTCATCTTACGGAATGTGGAAGAGATCGAACTGTGGCTGACTGCCTCATGGGAGGAAGCAAAACGGCTGCAGCGTCCGATGCCGGATGATGAGCTGCTGTTGCTTTCGCCAGAGAGCGTGCCCGCATGA